A window from uncultured Desulfobacter sp. encodes these proteins:
- a CDS encoding ATP-binding protein, which produces MMHEPIADRKEFYQVLTRNIRIRILLVSIIPMMLTLGILCWRFHLAYSEKISAHIGELVLKHTQNIDTFLKEKLGNIRYLARQLSTTEPDKAQQFLTSQLSELKDEYGDVFTDLGLVDSKGIQFAYEGPFRLVNADYSEATWFLQAMDSPYYISDVFAGLRGHPHFILAVKLSAQGRTYILRSTINFTAFNSLVENVQIGRTGTAFIVNAKGRLQTHPRSGTMDIVPEFIADPTIFKDKQTRILKHENDKGNTCLYALALFKTVDWRMVFRQDAGDALRDMWRAEGLTLIVFLLGCAAILSVSFTLSKNLVKRIAKADRKNEAMNQQVVESGKLATIGELAAGIAHEINNPVAIMVEEAGWMSDLLEEEAGMSPDNRSEFHRAIEQISTQGRRCKDITHKLLSFARKSDATEADIDINDSIQEIVALTAQMARYNNVTISTRLAPDLPFIRFSPSELQQVILNLTNNAIDAMGKDGGNVEIVTGLNNQDDNMIEIKVDDNGPGIPAQYLDRIFDPFFTTKAVGKGTGLGLSICYGIIQKMGGTIEVESHMGQGTCFLIRLPVNARKTAKSSTNDTGTYTN; this is translated from the coding sequence ATGATGCATGAACCCATCGCTGACAGAAAAGAGTTTTATCAAGTACTGACCCGCAATATTCGAATCCGTATCCTGCTAGTTTCAATTATCCCCATGATGCTGACCCTGGGCATACTGTGCTGGCGGTTTCATCTGGCCTATTCAGAAAAAATCAGCGCCCATATCGGCGAACTGGTACTCAAGCACACCCAGAATATCGATACCTTTCTCAAAGAAAAGCTGGGAAATATCCGCTACCTGGCCCGGCAGTTGTCCACCACCGAACCGGATAAGGCCCAGCAGTTTCTGACATCACAACTATCTGAACTGAAAGATGAATATGGAGATGTATTTACGGACTTAGGCCTTGTGGACTCAAAAGGCATCCAGTTTGCCTATGAAGGCCCTTTTCGCCTTGTGAATGCCGATTACAGCGAGGCAACCTGGTTTTTACAGGCCATGGACAGCCCCTATTATATTTCCGATGTATTTGCAGGACTCCGCGGACATCCCCATTTTATCCTGGCCGTGAAGCTGTCCGCCCAAGGGCGCACCTATATATTAAGATCCACCATTAATTTTACAGCCTTTAACAGTCTGGTGGAAAACGTCCAGATCGGCAGGACCGGTACGGCATTCATTGTCAATGCCAAAGGCCGCCTGCAGACACACCCTCGGTCAGGAACCATGGATATTGTCCCTGAATTTATAGCGGATCCCACCATTTTCAAGGATAAGCAGACACGAATCCTCAAGCATGAAAATGACAAGGGCAATACCTGCCTGTATGCCCTGGCGCTGTTTAAAACCGTGGACTGGCGTATGGTATTCCGCCAGGATGCCGGGGATGCCCTTAGGGACATGTGGCGGGCCGAAGGACTCACACTCATCGTCTTCTTGCTGGGTTGTGCCGCCATCTTGTCAGTTTCTTTTACACTCTCCAAAAACCTTGTCAAACGCATTGCAAAGGCCGACCGGAAAAATGAAGCCATGAACCAGCAGGTGGTGGAAAGCGGTAAACTTGCCACCATCGGTGAACTGGCTGCGGGCATTGCCCATGAAATCAACAACCCTGTGGCCATCATGGTCGAAGAGGCCGGCTGGATGAGTGACCTTCTTGAAGAGGAAGCCGGTATGAGCCCGGATAACCGGAGTGAGTTTCACCGGGCCATTGAACAGATCTCCACCCAGGGTCGGCGCTGCAAAGACATTACCCATAAATTATTAAGTTTTGCCCGGAAAAGCGATGCCACAGAAGCAGATATCGATATCAATGACTCCATCCAGGAAATCGTGGCCCTCACCGCCCAGATGGCCCGGTATAACAACGTCACCATCTCCACCCGGCTTGCCCCAGACCTTCCTTTTATCCGTTTTTCTCCGTCCGAACTGCAACAGGTCATTTTAAACCTGACCAACAACGCCATTGATGCCATGGGCAAAGACGGCGGCAACGTGGAGATTGTGACAGGCCTCAACAATCAGGACGACAACATGATCGAAATTAAAGTGGATGACAACGGCCCTGGCATCCCCGCCCAATATCTGGACCGGATTTTTGATCCCTTCTTCACCACCAAAGCCGTGGGTAAAGGCACAGGCCTAGGACTTTCCATCTGTTACGGCATTATTCAAAAAATGGGCGGCACCATTGAAGTGGAAAGTCATATGGGACAGGGCACTTGTTTTTTAATCCGGTTACCCGTAAATGCCAGAAAGACCGCCAAATCGTCAACAAACGATACAGGCACATACACAAACTAA
- a CDS encoding response regulator yields the protein MEINTLENDTGKIVRVLLVDDEDSFRNAIARRLERRDMIVNQASDGAACLEYLGANEVDVVVLDMKMPGMSGMETFEAINKYHPGLQVIFLTGNAAVTEGVEGVKAGAFDYLSKPIEIDHLAGKIRQAWELKRLEAARERDKIFRRRLEKRMMHTQRLASLGTMSTGIAHEINNPLAIIKESAGFMRVVLEDADQIPERELLFKGLEKIEKSVDRARRITHQLLGYVRKHGHDLTPVDIRQLTEDTVALIKQKTMAKKVSVQWDTAPESQMLMYTDPFQVRQVLINLLENAVDAVDTNGEIRLALYRKKQSVCLEVKDNGSGITPENMQKIFDPFFTTKPNVSENESGTGLGLFVVHKIMTALSGSIQVDSKPGNGATFTICLPEWQAK from the coding sequence ATGGAAATCAATACCCTTGAAAATGACACCGGCAAAATTGTCCGCGTGCTACTGGTGGACGATGAAGATAGCTTTCGCAACGCCATTGCCCGGCGTCTGGAACGAAGAGACATGATCGTCAACCAGGCGTCGGACGGTGCCGCCTGTCTGGAGTACCTTGGCGCAAATGAAGTCGATGTGGTGGTCCTGGATATGAAGATGCCAGGCATGTCAGGCATGGAGACTTTTGAGGCCATCAACAAATACCACCCGGGCCTTCAGGTTATTTTTCTGACCGGGAATGCCGCTGTGACCGAAGGGGTGGAAGGGGTCAAGGCCGGCGCCTTTGACTACCTGTCCAAACCCATTGAGATCGACCACCTGGCCGGCAAAATCCGCCAGGCCTGGGAGCTTAAACGTCTGGAAGCGGCCCGGGAGCGGGATAAAATCTTCAGACGGCGTCTGGAAAAACGCATGATGCACACCCAGCGCCTGGCGTCCCTTGGCACCATGTCCACCGGCATTGCCCATGAGATTAACAACCCGCTGGCCATTATTAAGGAGTCGGCCGGATTCATGCGCGTGGTGCTGGAAGACGCAGACCAGATTCCCGAACGTGAGTTGCTTTTCAAAGGGCTGGAAAAAATAGAGAAAAGCGTGGACAGGGCCAGACGCATCACCCACCAACTGCTGGGTTACGTCCGCAAACACGGCCATGACCTCACCCCGGTGGATATCCGTCAGCTCACCGAGGATACCGTGGCGCTGATCAAACAGAAAACCATGGCGAAAAAGGTATCTGTGCAGTGGGATACAGCGCCTGAGTCCCAGATGCTGATGTACACCGACCCGTTCCAGGTACGTCAGGTTTTAATCAATCTTCTGGAAAATGCCGTGGATGCCGTGGATACCAACGGAGAAATCCGGCTGGCTTTATACAGAAAAAAACAGTCGGTCTGTCTTGAAGTCAAGGATAACGGCAGCGGCATCACGCCGGAAAATATGCAAAAGATATTTGATCCTTTTTTTACCACCAAGCCCAATGTGTCGGAAAATGAATCCGGCACAGGCCTTGGGCTGTTTGTGGTGCATAAGATCATGACCGCACTTTCAGGCAGTATCCAGGTGGACTCTAAGCCCGGAAACGGTGCGACATTTACGATCTGCCTGCCGGAATGGCAAGCCAAGTAA
- a CDS encoding ATP-binding protein: protein MSLRQRVYLANAVLLGITVMGTIAMIWYTYKTENLFTGIVARHIPMYQAAESLETSLLNQKGYLSYYLLDKNPEWLRQLADFKRNFESQLASAKPLATEDWEKKDLCQIESVYATYIGAKDRALALYEKGDPGAGAALHREVRANFFRIYELCEKFKTAHKKAIDLTVEDSRTDAKNLRYIGLLAIVTVVLLSLLINYIFTRHILEPIRKLAAEADHLGEGRVSGNELAALKSSVHGLIENAEQTHAELVRSRESLMQSEKMAMVGQLAAGTAHSIRNPLTSIKMRLFSLGRSNKLSQDQQENLSVISTEIGHINKILENFLEFSRPPKLTMKPQSPSLVVDNTLRLLDQRLKSYGVTVQIDRKGSLDNVLLDAGQFKEVLANIIINACEAMEKGGQVTITETMDSINKNRDTAVIRIQDNGPGIPASIQEEVFHPFFTTKDDGTGLGLSICFNIISEHGGCLVLDSQEGQGACFTITLPVREDVHGKNSDH from the coding sequence ATGAGCCTGAGACAGAGGGTATATCTTGCCAATGCAGTACTTTTAGGAATAACGGTCATGGGAACCATTGCCATGATCTGGTATACCTATAAAACAGAAAATCTGTTCACCGGTATTGTTGCAAGGCATATTCCCATGTATCAGGCCGCCGAATCCCTTGAAACCTCTTTGCTCAATCAAAAAGGGTATTTATCCTATTATCTCTTGGACAAAAACCCGGAATGGCTCAGGCAGCTGGCTGACTTCAAACGCAATTTTGAAAGCCAGCTTGCCTCTGCCAAGCCCTTGGCCACAGAAGACTGGGAAAAAAAGGATCTTTGCCAGATTGAATCGGTGTACGCCACGTATATTGGGGCCAAGGACCGGGCGCTTGCCTTATACGAAAAGGGCGACCCGGGTGCCGGGGCCGCCCTTCACCGGGAGGTCAGAGCCAATTTCTTCAGAATATATGAGCTGTGTGAAAAATTTAAAACAGCTCACAAAAAGGCCATTGATCTCACGGTGGAAGACAGTCGCACCGATGCCAAAAATCTGCGCTATATTGGTCTTCTAGCCATTGTCACCGTGGTCTTGCTCAGCCTGTTGATCAATTATATTTTCACCCGCCATATCCTTGAACCCATCCGGAAACTTGCAGCAGAAGCAGATCACCTGGGTGAAGGCCGGGTGTCCGGCAACGAGCTGGCCGCATTGAAAAGCAGTGTCCACGGGTTGATTGAAAATGCGGAACAGACCCATGCCGAACTTGTACGAAGCCGGGAATCACTGATGCAATCCGAAAAAATGGCCATGGTAGGTCAACTTGCAGCAGGCACAGCCCATTCCATCAGAAACCCGTTAACCTCCATTAAAATGCGATTGTTTTCACTGGGGAGGTCCAATAAACTGTCCCAGGACCAGCAGGAGAACCTCAGTGTGATTTCAACGGAAATCGGGCATATCAACAAAATTCTGGAAAACTTCCTGGAATTTTCCAGGCCCCCGAAACTGACCATGAAGCCCCAAAGCCCCTCCCTTGTGGTGGACAATACCCTGCGGCTGCTGGACCAGCGCCTGAAATCATACGGAGTAACGGTCCAGATTGACCGCAAAGGATCTTTGGACAATGTACTGCTAGATGCAGGCCAGTTTAAAGAAGTTCTAGCCAACATCATTATCAATGCCTGTGAAGCCATGGAAAAAGGCGGTCAGGTCACCATCACCGAAACCATGGACAGCATTAACAAAAACAGGGATACTGCTGTAATACGAATCCAGGATAACGGACCCGGCATTCCCGCATCCATCCAGGAAGAAGTTTTCCACCCGTTTTTTACTACCAAGGACGATGGGACGGGGCTGGGGTTGAGTATCTGTTTTAACATTATCAGCGAGCATGGCGGGTGTCTGGTGCTGGACAGCCAGGAAGGCCAGGGAGCCTGTTTCACCATCACACTGCCGGTAAGAGAGGATGTCCATGGCAAAAATTCTGATCATTGA
- a CDS encoding response regulator: MKLLFVDDEKAFLDTLIKRLEKRELNADAVYDGQSAINFLSEHDNTDVVVLDVKMPGMDGLETLQAIKNQNPLVEVIMLTGHATVQNAIEGMKRGAFDYLMKPCNLEELIAKIEQAATKKFQHEEKIMEARAKEITGRMV; this comes from the coding sequence ATGAAACTTTTATTTGTTGATGATGAGAAAGCCTTTCTGGACACCTTGATTAAACGGCTTGAAAAACGCGAACTCAATGCAGATGCCGTGTATGACGGCCAATCCGCCATAAACTTTCTGTCCGAACACGACAACACGGATGTGGTGGTGCTTGATGTCAAGATGCCCGGAATGGACGGACTCGAAACCCTCCAGGCCATTAAAAACCAAAACCCGCTGGTGGAAGTGATCATGCTCACGGGCCACGCCACAGTGCAAAATGCCATTGAAGGGATGAAACGCGGGGCGTTCGATTATTTGATGAAGCCCTGTAATCTCGAAGAGCTCATTGCCAAGATTGAACAGGCGGCAACTAAAAAATTTCAGCACGAGGAAAAAATCATGGAGGCCAGGGCCAAGGAAATAACTGGCCGAATGGTCTAA
- the msrB gene encoding peptide-methionine (R)-S-oxide reductase MsrB yields MNQLNKATFAGGCFWCIASAFDNTEGIEQVVSGYMGGDVDNPSYEYVCTGSTGHAEVVQVHFDPNVISYQELLKIFFSQINPTDEGGSFLDRGSQYRSAVFYHSQEQKQLALEAIARIDDSKMFDKPVVTEVQEAAEFFPAEEYHQDYHKKNPVQYKYYSFGSGRKSFVKRVWDENSLKIFNGIEPKQNSALAQTKQETVTPHIPDDETLKKQLTPLQYKVTRENATEPPFRNEFWDNKQEGIYVDVISGTPLFSSKDKFDSGCGWPSFTRPIQQKQIVEKEDRLLFVQRTEVRSKTSDAHLGHVFDDGPDPTGLRYCINSAAVKFIPKNDLKQHGYEDLEAMFS; encoded by the coding sequence ATGAATCAGCTCAACAAAGCAACCTTTGCCGGCGGATGTTTCTGGTGCATCGCATCAGCATTTGATAATACAGAGGGAATTGAACAGGTGGTTTCTGGTTACATGGGCGGGGATGTGGACAATCCCAGTTATGAGTATGTGTGTACGGGGAGCACAGGCCATGCCGAAGTGGTTCAGGTGCACTTTGATCCCAACGTCATTTCATACCAGGAACTTTTGAAAATATTTTTCAGCCAGATTAACCCCACCGATGAAGGCGGATCTTTTTTGGACCGCGGAAGTCAGTACCGATCTGCCGTTTTTTACCACTCCCAGGAGCAAAAACAACTGGCCCTTGAGGCAATTGCGCGAATTGATGATTCAAAGATGTTTGACAAGCCGGTTGTCACCGAAGTCCAGGAGGCCGCGGAATTTTTCCCCGCCGAAGAATACCACCAGGATTACCACAAAAAAAATCCCGTCCAGTACAAATATTATAGCTTTGGATCAGGACGCAAGTCATTCGTCAAACGGGTGTGGGATGAAAATAGCCTGAAAATTTTTAACGGGATCGAGCCCAAACAAAATAGTGCGTTGGCACAAACAAAACAGGAAACAGTTACACCACATATTCCGGATGATGAGACATTGAAAAAACAACTCACACCCTTGCAGTATAAAGTCACCCGTGAAAATGCCACAGAACCGCCGTTTAGAAATGAGTTCTGGGACAACAAGCAGGAGGGTATTTATGTGGATGTGATTTCGGGAACCCCTTTGTTCTCATCAAAAGACAAGTTTGATTCCGGCTGCGGATGGCCAAGCTTTACCCGGCCCATCCAACAGAAGCAGATCGTTGAAAAAGAGGATCGCCTTCTTTTTGTGCAGCGCACGGAAGTCCGAAGCAAAACGTCCGACGCCCATCTGGGACATGTGTTTGATGACGGTCCGGATCCCACCGGCTTAAGATACTGCATTAATTCGGCTGCAGTGAAATTCATACCCAAGAACGATCTTAAGCAGCATGGGTACGAAGATTTGGAAGCGATGTTTTCTTGA
- a CDS encoding GNAT family N-acetyltransferase → MGIQNLSRIFNPGSIAVIGSGAERHRMGHTLIHNLIEGGFTGAVYPVNADHAKIMNMPAAKHINDIEGIVDLAVVTTPIDQVPQIIDACANKGVAGAVIISDGGRETGEHGCQIEQQIKAAAGQSGMRIIGPNCMGIVHPPSNLNASHMPGISAKGRVAFLSQSGSVCASVMDLAEKEGLGFSHIVNLGSMIDVDFADMIDYLGEERGVDSIIMYMENITRIRNFMSAARAVSRIKPIICLKSGRSAAGALAAAFHTGAVAGEDAVYDIAFERAGILRVDTFEQLFDFTRILANRQRPTGRRLVIVTNAGGPAVMAVDALASFGLEPAVLSLQTIEALGSILEKPWSNTNPVDVQADASCAQLAQAVITAAKAPEVDGVLMIHSPVDHFVPEELAHILADQIPSMPCPVFTVWLGGARMDNARQMLNEKEGLAYDTPEKAVRAFAGLYRHSRNIDMLNEIPVRRDIKLKINHDQAGSVIESHLKDDPCLLNDTDTQTVLSGYGIAVALPDIAGDKAPAPDYELYIGAQLDAQFGPVIKFGLGGVMSEILQDTALTLPPLNSAMAARTIHATKIAKALKGQGQVKAVDQSLVETLLIRVSRLVTDFPQICELEINPVAVTDGQLIGRNARIRLAPPPAAAPDHLIISPYPAWQEQLYTTQESEQVLIRPVKPEDADPMMDFFETLSTQTIYLRFFTPLKQLSKRMLIQLTQIDYDREVALVAWFPAHKGEKIIGTARIIFTANGTEGEFAIMLADSWQGKGIGAALLKSCLAFSKRYGLKRVFGVVLRENRQMLRLADKLGFKKVSTPASGEIELIIDIEKLDLYTL, encoded by the coding sequence GTGGGCATACAAAATCTATCCAGAATATTCAACCCCGGGTCCATTGCCGTAATAGGGTCCGGTGCCGAACGGCACCGGATGGGCCACACACTGATACACAACCTCATTGAAGGCGGATTTACAGGTGCGGTTTATCCGGTCAATGCGGATCATGCCAAAATCATGAACATGCCTGCGGCAAAACATATCAATGATATTGAAGGCATTGTGGACCTGGCCGTGGTGACGACACCCATCGACCAGGTCCCCCAAATCATTGACGCGTGCGCGAACAAAGGTGTTGCAGGGGCTGTGATTATCAGTGACGGGGGCCGGGAGACAGGGGAGCATGGATGCCAGATTGAACAGCAGATCAAAGCGGCTGCCGGGCAAAGCGGCATGCGCATCATCGGCCCCAACTGCATGGGCATTGTCCATCCCCCATCAAACCTGAACGCCTCCCATATGCCGGGCATTTCGGCCAAAGGACGCGTTGCCTTTTTGTCCCAGTCCGGCTCCGTATGCGCCTCGGTCATGGACCTGGCAGAAAAGGAAGGTCTGGGCTTCAGCCATATCGTCAACTTGGGATCTATGATAGACGTTGATTTTGCCGACATGATCGATTATCTGGGCGAAGAACGCGGTGTGGACAGCATCATCATGTACATGGAAAACATAACGCGGATTCGAAACTTTATGAGTGCCGCCCGGGCCGTCTCCCGGATCAAGCCGATTATCTGCCTGAAATCCGGGCGGTCGGCTGCCGGGGCTCTGGCGGCAGCTTTCCATACCGGCGCAGTGGCCGGAGAGGATGCGGTCTATGACATCGCCTTTGAACGGGCAGGTATCCTCCGGGTGGACACCTTTGAACAATTGTTTGATTTTACCCGGATCCTGGCCAACCGGCAGCGCCCCACAGGCAGACGCCTGGTCATTGTCACCAATGCCGGAGGTCCTGCCGTCATGGCGGTGGATGCCCTGGCATCTTTTGGCCTTGAGCCTGCGGTGCTGAGCCTTCAAACCATTGAGGCCCTTGGAAGTATTCTTGAAAAGCCATGGAGCAACACCAATCCTGTGGATGTGCAGGCAGACGCCTCCTGCGCCCAGCTTGCCCAGGCTGTTATCACTGCGGCCAAGGCACCGGAGGTGGACGGCGTCCTCATGATCCATTCACCTGTGGATCACTTTGTACCCGAGGAGCTTGCCCATATCCTTGCGGATCAGATCCCGTCCATGCCCTGCCCTGTGTTCACGGTGTGGCTGGGCGGAGCACGCATGGACAACGCCCGGCAAATGCTCAATGAAAAAGAGGGACTGGCCTATGATACCCCGGAAAAAGCGGTCAGGGCATTTGCGGGATTGTACCGGCACAGCCGTAATATTGATATGCTCAACGAAATACCGGTCAGGCGTGACATCAAGTTGAAGATCAACCATGACCAGGCGGGTTCGGTGATTGAATCCCATCTGAAAGACGATCCATGCCTGCTCAATGACACGGATACCCAAACGGTTCTATCGGGCTATGGTATAGCGGTAGCCCTGCCGGACATTGCCGGGGATAAGGCGCCGGCACCGGACTATGAACTTTATATCGGTGCCCAATTGGATGCGCAGTTCGGACCGGTCATTAAATTCGGCCTGGGCGGTGTCATGTCCGAAATCCTCCAGGACACCGCACTGACCCTGCCGCCGTTAAATTCAGCCATGGCGGCCCGGACCATCCACGCAACCAAAATCGCCAAGGCACTAAAGGGGCAGGGTCAAGTCAAAGCCGTTGACCAAAGTCTTGTGGAAACCCTTTTAATACGCGTAAGCCGCCTGGTCACCGATTTTCCCCAGATCTGTGAGCTTGAAATTAATCCTGTTGCGGTCACCGACGGCCAACTGATCGGCCGTAACGCCCGCATCCGCCTGGCCCCTCCCCCGGCAGCAGCACCAGACCACCTGATTATAAGCCCCTACCCGGCCTGGCAGGAACAATTGTATACCACCCAGGAAAGTGAACAGGTGCTAATCCGTCCAGTGAAGCCCGAAGATGCCGACCCCATGATGGACTTTTTTGAAACCCTGTCGACCCAGACCATATATCTACGGTTCTTCACGCCGCTGAAACAACTGTCCAAACGCATGCTGATTCAGCTGACCCAGATTGATTATGACCGGGAGGTGGCCCTTGTGGCCTGGTTTCCTGCCCACAAGGGAGAAAAAATTATCGGTACCGCCAGAATCATATTCACCGCCAACGGCACCGAGGGAGAATTTGCCATTATGCTGGCCGATTCCTGGCAGGGCAAGGGAATCGGAGCGGCACTTTTAAAGTCCTGCCTGGCATTTTCCAAACGATACGGCTTAAAACGGGTCTTTGGCGTGGTGCTGCGGGAAAACAGGCAAATGCTTCGCCTTGCCGACAAGCTTGGATTTAAAAAGGTCAGCACCCCTGCCTCCGGTGAAATCGAACTCATTATTGACATTGAAAAACTGGATCTTTACACGCTTTAA
- a CDS encoding DASS family sodium-coupled anion symporter encodes MIFKSSGFKLAVAVLIGVIVFILPRPEGTKFKLSGTGADQLSGAVSQYFSAQDTAPGKPVILTAKAPGTEQARAQYLADQAKKMGLSEVNVDYVDGLSPKAKRFLAVLAVLVILFVVEPIPLEITAVLIGASLVFLGITDVKGAWAPYMHPVVIFIMCCLIFAIALDKVGLTKRLGYFIIKKAGNSVTKFTFIIAVGLGIASSFMHDAAACAIGIVTMLPLMRAVGIEPNTNTAKFMMLSLPFACSCGGMGTLVGGGRCMVSAAFLKEFTGIEITFFEWIKYCMPAALICVPVAVFVTYLIYRPDPKFKLPDFDDDLGPMTAEEKKALIIIAISFVSWLTKGIHGFHYSITGMVGVACLVLFGVLKWRDINDNLEWGTALFIFGGGISLGLAMGYSGAADYFANLFFPLIQGKGWLVLFVGVAVFGALVTNAMANVAAAALILPIVIPMAQLEGVNPTILALGLGMATSFAMLLVIGCPPNAIAYSYKYFKSSDLTKLGLVATPTLLLILVGVVCTWWKVLGLI; translated from the coding sequence ATGATATTCAAATCGAGCGGATTCAAACTGGCGGTAGCAGTGTTGATCGGTGTAATTGTGTTTATTCTGCCAAGGCCGGAGGGAACAAAATTCAAACTCTCCGGCACTGGGGCAGACCAATTGAGCGGGGCTGTCAGTCAATATTTTTCAGCCCAGGACACAGCACCAGGAAAACCTGTTATTTTAACAGCTAAGGCCCCAGGCACCGAACAGGCCCGGGCACAATACCTGGCTGACCAGGCCAAAAAAATGGGCCTTTCAGAAGTAAATGTGGATTATGTGGATGGATTGAGCCCCAAAGCCAAACGGTTCTTGGCCGTGCTTGCGGTATTGGTTATCCTGTTTGTGGTGGAGCCCATTCCCCTTGAAATCACGGCGGTGCTCATTGGCGCCTCCCTTGTTTTCCTGGGCATTACCGATGTGAAAGGGGCATGGGCGCCCTATATGCATCCTGTTGTTATTTTCATCATGTGCTGCCTGATCTTTGCCATTGCCCTGGACAAAGTGGGGCTGACAAAACGCTTGGGTTATTTTATTATCAAAAAGGCAGGCAATTCCGTAACTAAATTTACGTTTATCATTGCAGTAGGTTTAGGGATTGCGTCCTCTTTTATGCACGATGCCGCAGCCTGTGCCATCGGTATTGTCACCATGCTGCCCCTGATGCGTGCCGTGGGTATTGAACCCAATACCAATACAGCCAAATTCATGATGCTCTCCCTGCCCTTTGCCTGTTCATGCGGTGGCATGGGGACCCTTGTGGGCGGTGGCCGGTGCATGGTGTCTGCAGCATTTTTAAAGGAGTTCACGGGCATTGAAATCACCTTTTTTGAATGGATCAAGTATTGTATGCCGGCCGCCCTTATCTGTGTGCCCGTTGCGGTTTTCGTCACCTATCTGATTTATCGGCCCGACCCGAAATTCAAGCTGCCGGATTTTGATGATGATTTAGGCCCCATGACAGCGGAAGAGAAAAAAGCATTGATCATCATCGCCATCTCCTTTGTCTCCTGGCTCACCAAGGGCATCCACGGCTTTCACTATTCCATTACGGGTATGGTGGGTGTGGCCTGCCTGGTACTGTTCGGCGTGTTAAAATGGCGGGATATCAATGACAACCTGGAATGGGGTACGGCCCTGTTCATTTTCGGCGGCGGTATTTCGTTAGGTCTTGCCATGGGATATTCAGGCGCTGCGGATTATTTTGCCAACCTGTTCTTCCCCTTGATCCAGGGTAAAGGGTGGCTGGTGCTCTTTGTGGGTGTGGCCGTGTTTGGTGCCCTTGTGACCAATGCCATGGCCAATGTGGCAGCTGCGGCGCTGATCCTGCCCATTGTTATCCCCATGGCCCAGCTCGAAGGCGTCAACCCGACCATCCTGGCACTGGGGCTTGGTATGGCCACATCCTTTGCCATGCTGCTGGTTATCGGTTGTCCCCCCAATGCCATTGCCTACTCATACAAATACTTTAAGTCTTCGGATCTGACGAAACTGGGGCTTGTGGCAACGCCGACCTTGCTTTTGATCCTGGTGGGTGTGGTATGTACATGGTGGAAGGTTTTAGGTCTAATTTAG
- a CDS encoding response regulator, with the protein MKGTPLPHTRLLLVDDEKGFVDVLSNRLSRRGIKSVKAYSGAEALRALREARFDVMVLDLKMEDMDGIEVLKIVRKMAPDLPVIILTGHGSRTAAEDGMTLGAFDYLTKPCELNDLLEKISLARQAKNKHNGETNK; encoded by the coding sequence ATGAAAGGCACCCCTTTACCCCATACCCGGCTGCTTCTGGTGGATGACGAAAAAGGATTTGTGGATGTGCTGAGCAACCGGTTGAGTCGCCGGGGTATTAAATCAGTCAAAGCCTATTCCGGCGCTGAAGCATTGCGGGCACTTCGAGAAGCCAGGTTTGATGTCATGGTACTGGATCTGAAGATGGAGGACATGGACGGCATTGAGGTGTTGAAAATTGTCAGGAAAATGGCTCCGGATCTGCCGGTCATCATTTTAACCGGACACGGCTCAAGAACGGCCGCAGAGGACGGCATGACCCTGGGTGCTTTCGACTACCTGACAAAACCCTGCGAACTTAATGATTTACTGGAAAAAATCAGCCTGGCACGGCAGGCCAAAAACAAACATAACGGAGAAACAAACAAATGA
- a CDS encoding response regulator, whose product MVKIPVKILIVDDEKDFVEMFSLRLTRQGEKVSAAYSGQEALELLENTNIDVVILDIRMPGMDGIETLKKIKASHPLVEVILLTGHGSTETAVEGMKEGAFDYLMKPADFEDISEKLANAWKRKDEQEERIRKAEARLLLRRSGDI is encoded by the coding sequence ATGGTAAAAATACCGGTAAAAATCTTGATCGTTGATGATGAAAAAGATTTTGTGGAGATGTTTTCCCTTCGCCTGACCCGGCAGGGGGAAAAGGTATCTGCCGCCTATTCAGGACAAGAGGCCCTTGAACTGCTTGAAAACACCAACATAGACGTGGTGATCCTGGATATCCGCATGCCCGGCATGGACGGCATCGAGACCTTGAAAAAAATAAAGGCAAGCCATCCTTTGGTAGAGGTAATTCTTCTCACCGGGCACGGTTCCACAGAAACTGCTGTGGAAGGTATGAAAGAAGGTGCCTTTGATTACCTGATGAAACCGGCAGATTTTGAGGATATCAGTGAAAAACTGGCCAATGCCTGGAAACGCAAAGACGAACAGGAAGAGCGCATTAGAAAAGCTGAAGCCAGGCTTCTTCTAAGACGCTCCGGCGATATTTAA